A genomic window from Cyprinus carpio isolate SPL01 chromosome B9, ASM1834038v1, whole genome shotgun sequence includes:
- the stx19 gene encoding LOW QUALITY PROTEIN: syntaxin-19 (The sequence of the model RefSeq protein was modified relative to this genomic sequence to represent the inferred CDS: deleted 2 bases in 1 codon): MKDRIEELRQRMKVSDKPVDNNPFNEEEEEDMDPSSLIGLQAVIFEAEPVLENFLKEAQSIRDSIEELNSEVRKFSQQQSNFVATIRRLSIMKKESSMTRDIKLLAESLHKRLDVLSKQAKRTEAELGPDVATSRIQKAQHAALFRQFQQVMRQHNDAILSKQNKCKQFIIRQLEVSGREVSEDEVDNMIEQGKWEIFNENIIVDAKITRTQLSEIEQRHKELLNLESNMKDLRDLFLDVFMLVEEQGHRIENIQANVEKTQDYVAETQNCTKEKFKMAARYKKKNPLRRLCCCCCPWFR; the protein is encoded by the exons ATGAAGGACCGCATAGAGGAGCTGCGTCAGAGAATGAAGGTCAGCGATAAGCCGGTGGACAACAACCCCTTcaacgaggaggaggaggaggacatgGACCCGTCCTCGCTGATAGGCTTGCAGGCCGTGATCTTTGAGGCAGAGCCCGTCCTGGAGAACTTCCTGAAGGAGGCGCAGAGCATTCGTGACAGCATCGAGGAGCTGAACTCTGAAGTCCGTAAGTTCAGCCAGCAGCAGAGCAACTTTGTGGCCACCATCAGGCGCCTCAGCATCATGAAAAAGGAGAGCAGCATGACGCGAGACATCAAGCTGTTGGCCGAGAGCCTGCATAAAAGGTTAGACGTGCTTTCCAAGCAGGCTAAGCGAACCGAGGCCGAGCTGGGCCCGGACGTCGCCACGTCCCGTATCCAGAAGGCCCAGCACGCAGCCCTCTTTCGCCAGTTCCAGCAGGTAATGCGCCAACACAACGACGCAATCCTGAGCAAGCAGAACAAATGCAAGCAGTTCATCATCCGGCAGTTGGAGGTATCGGGTCGCGAGGTGTCCGAAGATGAAGTGGACAACATGATAGAGCAGGGCAAGTGGGAGATCTTCAATGAGAACATCATAGTGGATGCAAAGATCACCCGTACGCAGCTCTCAGAGATTGAGCAACGCCACAAAGAGCTCCTGAACCTGGAGAGCAACATGAAGGACCTGCGAGATCTCTTTCTAGATGTGTTCATGCTGGTGGAAGAGCAAGGCCACCGGATCGAGAACATACAAGCCAATGTGGAGAAGACGCAAGACTATGTAGCAGAAACTCAG AACTGTACGAAGGAAAAGTTCAAAATGGCTGCGAGATACAAGAAGAAGAACCCTCTCAGAAGACTGTGCTGTTGTTGCTGTCCTTGGTTCAGATAG
- the cln5 gene encoding ceroid-lipofuscinosis neuronal protein 5, whose amino-acid sequence MNCLVCFTLAALHCWIVGSVVSSVRGQQVWPVPYKRLDRRPDVDPYCQALYPFCPSGDPDGRIPVMSDSDNISVFRLQTPVWEFRYGDMLGKFHIMHDAIGFGSARTGRNFTMEWYELFQLGNCTFPHERAGVSAPFWCNQGAACFYEGIDDLHWKQNGTLEKIGEISGEMFNEMARWVQEDNETGVYYETWTVKSDPGPNATTWFDSYDCSQFVHRTYKTLLDMGAELSSRTPTYYTKIYLYSGEPLCLGDDSIFQQSSMKDLATDIKKFYHSFRSHQSIVEMIESLLEAFEKMVLEKTFYFYYNSVYWKLPMKYPYIKIIFEEIPLP is encoded by the exons ATGAACTGTTTGGTTTGCTTCACGCTCGCGGCGCTGCACTGTTGGATTGTGGGATCGGTCGTCTCCAGCGTCAGGGGGCAGCAGGTCTGGCCAGTGCCTTACAA gCGACTTGACAGGCGTCCAGATGTTGATCCCTACTGCCAGGCTTTATACCCGTTCTGCCCGAGCGGGGACCCCGATGGCCGGATACCCGTGATGAGCGACTCAGACAACATCTCGGTGTTCAGACTGCAGACGCCGGTGTGGGAGTTCAGATATGGAGACATGCTGGGGAAGTTT CATATCATGCACGATGCCATCGGCTTTGGGAGCGCAAGAACGGGACGAAACTTCACCATGGAGTGGTACGAGCTGTTTCAGCTGGGGAACTGCACTTTTCCGCACGAGAGAGCGGGCGTGAGCGCGCCCTTCTGGTGTAATCAGGGCGCCGCCTGTTTCTATGAGGGCATCGATGACCTTCACTGGAAACAGAACGGCACTCTGGAGAAGATCGGAGAGATTTCGG gcgAGATGTTTAATGAGATGGCTCGCTGGGTTCAGGAGGACAATGAAACCGGGGTTTATTACGAGACTTGGACGGTGAAGTCAGATCCCGGTCCAAACGCCACCACGTGGTTCGATTCCTACGACTGTTCTCAGTTTGTGCACCGCACATATAAGACGTTACTGGACATGGGTGCCGAGCTGTCCAGCCGAACGCCAACATATTACACCAAGATCTATCTGTACAGCGGAGAGCCGCTCTGTTTGGGAGACGACTCCATCTTTCAGCAGTCTTCCATGAAAGATCTGGCCACAGACATCAAGAAGTTCTACCACTCGTTCCGCTCTCACCAGTCCATCGTAGAAATGATTGAGAGCTTGTTGGAGGCTTTTGAAAAGATGGTCCTAGAGAAGACCTTCTATTTCTACTACAACTCTGTATATTGGAAGCTGCCGATGAAATATCcttacattaaaataatctttGAGGAGATTCCTTTACCATAA
- the LOC109092794 gene encoding LOW QUALITY PROTEIN: radial spoke head 1 homolog (The sequence of the model RefSeq protein was modified relative to this genomic sequence to represent the inferred CDS: substituted 1 base at 1 genomic stop codon): protein MSDAGTEEFDEEQGSLGEYEGDRNEAGERHGQGKAVLPRGDTYQGAYENGKRCGQGTYKFKNGARYTGEWYMNLKHGQGVFYYPDGSKYEGSWVDDQRQGHGVYTYPNGDTYDGEWLHHQRHGQGTYTHQETGSQYRGTWVVGNMESTGELIQLNHRYHGNFVNNNVSNTLHLWLXAGGPLVHDIVTQHGEYFQLEPDKGEAEEDETLISTTLKWKPKAVTGLSV from the exons ATGTCAGACGCTGGCACTGAAGAGTTTGATGAAGAGCAGGGCTCTCTGGGG GAGTACGAGGGAGACAGAAATGAAGCCGGAGAGAGACATGGACAGGGCAAAGCTGTGCTGCCGAGGGGAGACACTTACCAAGGAGCTTATGAAAACGGCAAGAGATGCGGCCAG gggACATATAAGTTCAAGAACGGGGCCAGATACACCGGAGAATGGTACATGAATTTAAAACACGGACAGGGCGTATTTTATTACCCAGATGGCTCCAAATATGAAG GAAGCTGGGTGGATGACCAGAGGCAGGGTCACGGTGTTTACACATACCCCAATGGAGACACATATGATGGTGAATGGCTGCACCATCAGag ACATGGGCAGGGCACATACACACATCAGGAAACTGGGTCTCAGTACAGGGGCACATGGGTCGTGGGAAACATGGAGTCCACCGGGGAGCTGATCCAGCTGAACCACAGATATCACGGCAACTTTGTCAATAATAATGTAAGCAACACTCTACATTTGTGGCTCTGAGCTGGTGG CCCTCTCGTCCATGACATTGTGACGCAGCATGGAGAGTATTTCCAGTTAGAGCCG GACAAAGGAGAAGCAGAGGAAGATGAGACTCTCATAAGCACCACCTTGAAGTGGAAACCCAAGGCAGTTACTGGGCTTTCTGTTTAG